Proteins encoded within one genomic window of Chelatococcus sp. HY11:
- a CDS encoding sugar ABC transporter permease, translating to MTARTLNAPGLKRTWSSIFETGLGARIYPYLMVLPAVIIVLGVVVYPVISGVVSSFYDVTLRTLNNGTVTFVGMRNFQRVFADPVFVKASVNTLIWVVLNVVAQLGLGLALALLLHRAMPGIGFFRSGILVPWVVPSVVAVLTWRWMYDPSVGIVNEMLLKLGIISDYHPWLGDTATSLYAVTVESIWKGTPFVMLLLLAALQLVPRSILEAASMDGASGWRKLWYVILPQIRVSFAIAAVLTFILTVNNFNAIWLMTEGGPLNSSEILFTLAYKYGFQRFDLGMASAVATMLFVGLVIATTLYLKLIQAREGD from the coding sequence ATGACCGCGCGCACCCTGAACGCACCGGGTCTGAAAAGAACCTGGTCGTCGATCTTCGAAACCGGGCTGGGTGCGCGCATCTATCCCTATCTGATGGTCTTGCCCGCCGTCATCATCGTTCTCGGCGTCGTCGTCTATCCCGTTATTTCGGGCGTTGTCTCGTCGTTCTATGACGTCACCTTGCGGACGCTCAACAATGGGACGGTCACTTTCGTCGGGATGCGCAATTTCCAGCGCGTCTTCGCCGATCCGGTCTTCGTCAAGGCCTCCGTCAACACGCTCATCTGGGTGGTCTTGAACGTCGTCGCGCAGCTCGGCCTCGGCCTGGCGCTGGCGCTGCTCCTCCACCGCGCCATGCCGGGGATCGGCTTTTTCCGTTCCGGCATCCTCGTGCCATGGGTGGTGCCCAGCGTCGTCGCCGTGCTGACGTGGCGCTGGATGTATGATCCGAGCGTCGGCATCGTCAACGAGATGCTGCTGAAGCTCGGCATCATCAGCGACTATCATCCCTGGCTCGGCGACACGGCCACCTCGCTCTATGCGGTCACGGTCGAAAGCATCTGGAAGGGCACGCCCTTCGTCATGCTGCTGCTGCTTGCCGCGCTGCAGCTCGTGCCGCGCTCCATTCTGGAGGCAGCCTCAATGGATGGCGCATCAGGCTGGCGCAAGCTCTGGTACGTCATCCTGCCGCAGATCCGCGTGTCCTTCGCGATCGCGGCGGTGCTCACCTTCATTCTCACCGTGAACAACTTCAACGCCATCTGGCTGATGACCGAAGGCGGGCCGCTGAATTCGTCGGAAATCCTGTTCACGCTGGCCTATAAATACGGTTTCCAGCGTTTTGATCTGGGCATGGCCTCCGCCGTCGCGACGATGCTCTTCGTCGGGCTGGTGATCGCCACGACCCTCTATCTCAAGCTCATCCAGGCGCGCGAGGGAGATTAG
- a CDS encoding Rid family hydrolase, whose product MNIAVNASDIAPPFSNYSHGVLVPGNSRLLFCSGQLGVAPDRKVPDGCKAQAELCFANIQAVLRQAGMTLANVVRINAFVTARDHMAPYMDVRNALFPAPYPASTLMIVSGFSRPEFVVEIEAIAAGPA is encoded by the coding sequence ATGAACATCGCCGTCAATGCTTCCGATATAGCGCCACCATTTTCCAATTACAGCCATGGCGTGCTCGTTCCCGGCAATTCTCGCCTGCTGTTCTGTTCCGGGCAGCTTGGCGTCGCCCCGGACAGGAAGGTCCCCGATGGCTGCAAGGCCCAGGCGGAGCTATGCTTCGCCAATATCCAGGCGGTCCTGCGGCAAGCGGGCATGACGCTGGCGAATGTGGTCCGCATCAATGCCTTTGTAACGGCGCGCGACCATATGGCTCCCTACATGGATGTGCGCAACGCGCTATTTCCCGCGCCCTATCCGGCTTCGACCCTGATGATCGTCTCCGGCTTCTCTCGGCCGGAATTTGTCGTGGAGATCGAGGCGATCGCGGCGGGACCAGCCTGA
- a CDS encoding mandelate racemase/muconate lactonizing enzyme family protein: MTTIKRIEAFALSCPTPGGAVFAVGRSAKRDMVLVRIETTDGIVGYGEAHHAQTPSTIAAFINDALGPSLIGMDAHETEAIWDKSYRHYIATHGPGAAAVIGLSGVDLALWDIKGKDLGQPVYRLLGGRRRPIRAYAGGISLGFQPVDDLKREIEGYIGRGYDFMKLRVGDSIEKDLARVSAIRAAFGPEITLAADAGTRYRSADIARIAEICEAGRLAWLEEPFTPDNLPGYRRLRAVTSTPLAAGENHFTRHELRALIAEQLIEFVQADACKTGGITEILKIAALADTWHLQFAPHTSASVLSTAASVHVLSVAPNAFIYEADVSAINAFRDDLGPPFAIENGTILAPEGPGLGVEIDERLITRYPFIPGASYQ; this comes from the coding sequence ATGACGACAATCAAGCGGATCGAGGCCTTCGCCCTCTCCTGTCCCACGCCCGGCGGCGCGGTGTTCGCCGTCGGCCGGTCCGCCAAGCGTGACATGGTGCTGGTGCGCATCGAGACGACGGATGGCATCGTCGGCTACGGCGAGGCGCATCACGCCCAGACGCCGAGCACGATCGCCGCCTTCATCAACGATGCGCTCGGGCCATCGCTGATCGGCATGGATGCCCACGAGACGGAGGCCATCTGGGACAAATCCTACCGGCATTACATCGCGACCCACGGGCCGGGAGCCGCGGCGGTGATCGGGCTCAGCGGTGTCGATCTCGCCCTGTGGGACATCAAGGGCAAGGATCTCGGCCAGCCGGTCTATCGCCTGCTCGGCGGCCGGCGCCGGCCGATCCGCGCCTATGCGGGCGGCATCAGCCTCGGCTTCCAGCCTGTCGATGACCTGAAACGGGAGATCGAGGGCTATATCGGCCGCGGCTACGACTTCATGAAGCTCAGGGTCGGCGACAGCATCGAGAAGGACCTGGCGCGCGTCAGCGCGATCCGCGCCGCGTTCGGTCCCGAGATCACGCTGGCGGCCGATGCCGGCACCCGCTATCGCAGCGCCGATATCGCGCGCATCGCCGAGATCTGCGAAGCCGGCCGCCTCGCCTGGCTCGAGGAGCCGTTCACGCCCGACAATCTACCGGGCTACCGGCGGCTCCGCGCTGTCACGTCGACACCGCTCGCCGCGGGTGAGAACCACTTCACGCGCCACGAACTGCGCGCCCTGATTGCGGAGCAGTTGATCGAATTCGTCCAGGCCGACGCCTGCAAGACCGGCGGCATTACCGAAATCCTGAAGATCGCCGCGCTGGCGGATACATGGCACCTTCAGTTCGCGCCGCATACCAGCGCCTCGGTCCTCAGCACCGCCGCGTCCGTGCATGTGCTGTCGGTCGCGCCGAACGCCTTCATCTACGAGGCGGACGTCTCGGCGATCAACGCCTTCCGCGACGATCTCGGACCACCCTTCGCGATCGAGAACGGGACGATCCTGGCGCCGGAGGGGCCGGGGCTGGGCGTGGAGATCGATGAGCGCCTGATCACGCGCTATCCGTTCATTCCCGGCGCCTCCTACCAATAG
- a CDS encoding carbohydrate ABC transporter permease: protein MSLATLSVSRTAGAPRSDALRRTRTPKSLRKVLTYATLWIAFVWSVFPFYWMIATSLRAKDEIFQRPPALVPHSVTFQNYIDLLIGAHFWQFALNSLILTVSVTLISVALSVTAGYAMARHRFKGSVALPLFMLYGQMFPPVLLLIPFYVQLRYLGWLDSLYGLIPVYLSYMLPLCVWLMRGFFSQVPHSLEDAARMDGCTRWQAFWKVILPMAQPGIVAVATWVMIHTWNEFLYASTFILSEKKRTLPLGLSGLIGQYTTDWGVLMAGGVITAAPILLAFFFLQKHLVAGVGGGAVKG, encoded by the coding sequence ATGAGCCTCGCCACCCTCTCCGTATCCCGCACCGCCGGCGCGCCACGCTCCGACGCGCTGCGCCGCACACGGACGCCGAAGTCGTTGCGCAAGGTCCTGACCTACGCGACGCTCTGGATCGCCTTTGTGTGGTCGGTCTTTCCCTTCTACTGGATGATCGCCACGTCTCTCCGCGCGAAGGACGAGATCTTCCAGCGTCCGCCGGCGCTCGTTCCGCACAGCGTGACGTTTCAGAACTATATCGACCTTTTGATTGGCGCCCACTTCTGGCAGTTCGCGCTCAACAGCCTCATCCTCACGGTGAGCGTCACGCTCATCAGCGTGGCGCTGTCGGTCACGGCCGGCTATGCGATGGCGCGGCATCGTTTCAAGGGTTCGGTGGCGCTGCCGCTCTTCATGCTCTACGGCCAGATGTTTCCGCCCGTGCTGCTGCTCATCCCCTTCTATGTGCAGTTGCGCTATCTCGGCTGGCTCGACAGTCTCTATGGGCTCATCCCGGTCTATCTCAGCTACATGCTGCCGCTTTGCGTCTGGCTGATGCGCGGCTTCTTTTCGCAGGTGCCACATTCGCTCGAGGATGCGGCGCGGATGGATGGCTGCACGCGCTGGCAGGCCTTCTGGAAGGTGATCCTGCCGATGGCGCAGCCGGGCATCGTCGCGGTCGCGACCTGGGTGATGATCCACACCTGGAACGAGTTTCTCTATGCCAGCACCTTCATCCTCAGCGAGAAGAAGCGCACTCTGCCCCTCGGGCTGAGCGGGCTCATCGGCCAGTACACTACGGACTGGGGCGTACTGATGGCCGGCGGCGTCATCACGGCCGCGCCCATCCTGCTAGCCTTCTTCTTCCTGCAAAAACACCTGGTGGCCGGGGTCGGCGGCGGCGCCGTCAAGGGATGA